Proteins encoded by one window of Polyangiaceae bacterium:
- the coxB gene encoding cytochrome c oxidase subunit II has product MAGETDWLYFFLYWVSVVATIGVIAAMVYMVVRFRVKKRTSKQRVVNTSDHNTTLEITWSVLPLFFLVAFFFYGFRDYMKLRTPPKGAMEVNVQGQKWAWSFTHKNGCSDNVLHVPVKKPVRLVITSVDVLHSVWIPNFRTKMDAVPGRYTDLWFEATNTGEFPLECTEYCGEGHSNMLSKVIVEDQASFDKYLDDCTKIEVGPEAGQKLYEKKGCTACHSVDGTKKIGPSFKGIWGKEETLTSGTVKVDENYIRESILEPHAKVVAGFAPVMPTFAGQLKDEEITSIIEYIKTLK; this is encoded by the coding sequence ATGGCCGGGGAGACCGACTGGCTCTACTTCTTCCTCTACTGGGTGTCGGTCGTCGCCACCATCGGCGTCATCGCCGCCATGGTCTACATGGTCGTCCGCTTCCGCGTGAAGAAGCGGACGTCCAAGCAGCGGGTGGTCAACACTTCGGACCACAACACGACGCTGGAGATCACCTGGTCCGTCCTGCCGCTCTTCTTCCTCGTCGCGTTCTTCTTCTACGGCTTCCGCGACTACATGAAGCTGCGCACGCCCCCCAAGGGCGCCATGGAGGTGAACGTCCAAGGTCAGAAGTGGGCCTGGAGCTTCACTCACAAGAACGGATGCTCCGACAACGTGCTCCACGTTCCGGTCAAAAAGCCGGTACGGCTGGTGATCACCAGCGTCGACGTGCTGCACAGCGTCTGGATCCCAAACTTTCGCACCAAGATGGACGCGGTGCCTGGGCGCTACACGGACCTGTGGTTCGAGGCCACCAACACCGGCGAGTTCCCTCTGGAGTGCACCGAGTACTGCGGCGAGGGCCACTCCAACATGCTCAGCAAGGTCATCGTCGAAGACCAAGCAAGCTTCGACAAGTACTTGGACGACTGCACCAAGATCGAGGTCGGCCCCGAAGCAGGCCAGAAGCTCTACGAGAAGAAGGGCTGCACCGCCTGCCACTCGGTCGACGGCACCAAGAAGATCGGACCGAGCTTCAAGGGCATTTGGGGGAAAGAAGAGACGCTCACCTCGGGCACCGTCAAGGTGGACGAGAACTACATTCGTGAATCCATCCTCGAGCCCCACGCCAAGGTCGTGGCGGGGTTTGCACCGGTGATGCCCACCTTCGCCGGACAGCTCAAGGATGAGGAAATCACGAGCATCATCGAGTACATCAAGACTCTCAAGTAA
- a CDS encoding cytochrome C oxidase subunit IV family protein: protein MADDETKNSDPPESGPDSGDEEEVHTAVETVDAKRKASSEPPPNEDETDETEDHETEDDDESEDDDEDDESKDSQTDDEEAEGGATAPKAAAEPKAHPTGAELEARGHHDFAHVTPVPLLLGVLGCLLVLTFATTAVTSIDMGGQWNLVVAMVIATAKASLVVTFFMHLAWDKKFNLVVFLTSVLFLILFLSMALTDRKEYQHFIDQKTEATQATTAQ, encoded by the coding sequence ATGGCCGACGACGAGACGAAGAACTCGGATCCGCCGGAGAGCGGCCCGGATTCCGGTGACGAAGAAGAAGTGCACACGGCCGTGGAAACCGTGGACGCCAAGCGTAAGGCGAGCTCCGAGCCGCCGCCGAACGAGGACGAGACGGACGAGACCGAAGATCACGAGACCGAAGACGACGACGAGTCCGAGGACGACGACGAGGACGACGAGTCCAAAGATTCCCAGACCGACGACGAGGAAGCCGAAGGCGGCGCCACTGCCCCCAAGGCAGCCGCCGAGCCCAAGGCTCACCCCACGGGGGCGGAGCTGGAAGCTCGAGGCCACCACGACTTCGCTCACGTCACGCCGGTGCCGTTGCTGTTGGGCGTCCTCGGGTGTCTGTTGGTGCTCACGTTTGCCACCACCGCCGTCACCAGCATCGACATGGGCGGTCAGTGGAACCTGGTCGTGGCCATGGTGATCGCGACCGCCAAGGCCTCCTTGGTCGTCACGTTCTTCATGCACCTTGCGTGGGACAAGAAGTTCAACCTGGTGGTGTTCCTCACCTCGGTGCTGTTCTTGATCCTGTTCCTGTCGATGGCGTTGACGGACCGCAAGGAGTACCAGCACTTCATCGACCAGAAGACGGAAGCGACTCAGGCCACGACGGCTCAGTGA
- the ctaD gene encoding cytochrome c oxidase subunit I: MASPSTTAEALAPSHPTQDDNYLTHEKGVLSWIFTLDHKRIGVMYLVGVITSFLLGGFFALGVRTELLTPGRTIMDAQTYNQFFTLHGAVMVFLVIIPGIPAALGNFVLPIQLGAKDVAFPRLNLMSFHLWVLGALFLVLSMAISAADTGWTFYTPYSTTTQTAVIPATFGAFILGFSSIFTGLNFIVTIHKLRPPGMSWFRMPLFLWALYATAVIQVLATPVLGITLLMLIIERAVGIGIFDPALGGDPVLFQHFFWFYSHPAVYIMIVPAFGVISEVISAFSRKRIFGYSFIALSSVAIAVLGFLVWGHHMFTSGQSPLASTIFSAITFLIAIPTAIKVFNWLATMYKGEIHLDTPMLYALAFLWVFTIGGVTGVFLAVMSVDVHLHDTYFVVAHFHYVMMGGAITAFFGGLHYWWPKITGRMYNEKLGRIGAGLVFLGLNVTFFPQFILGTRGMPRRYYNYLPEFQGLHQISTIGAYILGFGFVMTAIYLLSSLKKKADAPANPWGAATLEWTTTSPPPYYNFHHTPTVTKGPYDMEDLVYDEKINGYVKLQEGDAA, encoded by the coding sequence ATGGCGTCCCCCAGTACGACTGCCGAGGCCCTCGCGCCCAGTCACCCCACCCAAGACGACAACTACCTGACGCACGAGAAGGGCGTCCTTTCCTGGATCTTCACGCTCGATCACAAGCGTATCGGCGTGATGTACCTGGTGGGGGTCATCACGTCCTTCCTGCTCGGGGGGTTCTTCGCCCTGGGTGTGCGCACCGAGCTCCTCACGCCCGGTCGCACCATCATGGACGCGCAGACCTACAATCAGTTCTTCACGCTGCACGGCGCGGTGATGGTGTTTCTCGTCATCATTCCCGGCATCCCCGCAGCGTTGGGCAACTTCGTGCTGCCCATACAGCTCGGTGCCAAGGACGTGGCGTTCCCGCGCTTGAACCTGATGAGCTTCCACCTGTGGGTGCTGGGCGCTCTGTTCCTGGTGCTCAGCATGGCCATCAGCGCCGCTGACACCGGGTGGACCTTCTACACGCCCTACTCCACGACCACGCAAACGGCGGTGATCCCGGCCACCTTCGGGGCGTTCATCCTCGGATTCAGCTCGATCTTCACGGGCCTGAACTTCATCGTCACCATCCACAAGCTGCGGCCGCCGGGGATGAGCTGGTTCCGCATGCCGCTGTTTCTGTGGGCACTGTACGCCACCGCGGTGATTCAGGTACTGGCCACGCCGGTGCTCGGCATCACGCTGCTCATGCTCATCATCGAGCGCGCCGTCGGCATCGGCATCTTCGACCCCGCCCTGGGTGGCGACCCAGTGCTGTTCCAGCACTTCTTCTGGTTCTACTCGCACCCCGCCGTCTACATCATGATCGTGCCTGCGTTCGGCGTGATCAGCGAGGTCATCTCGGCTTTCTCGCGCAAGCGTATCTTCGGCTACAGCTTCATTGCGCTGTCCAGCGTCGCCATTGCGGTCCTGGGCTTCTTGGTGTGGGGCCACCACATGTTCACTTCGGGACAGTCCCCGTTGGCGTCCACCATCTTCAGCGCCATCACGTTCTTGATCGCCATTCCCACGGCCATCAAGGTCTTCAACTGGCTGGCGACGATGTACAAAGGTGAGATCCACCTGGACACGCCGATGCTCTACGCTCTCGCGTTCCTGTGGGTGTTCACCATCGGCGGCGTCACTGGCGTGTTCCTCGCGGTCATGAGTGTGGACGTGCACCTGCACGACACCTACTTCGTCGTCGCGCACTTCCACTACGTGATGATGGGCGGCGCCATCACGGCCTTCTTTGGTGGGCTGCACTATTGGTGGCCGAAGATCACCGGGCGCATGTACAACGAGAAGCTCGGTCGCATTGGGGCAGGCTTGGTGTTCCTGGGTCTGAACGTCACGTTCTTCCCCCAGTTCATCCTCGGCACCCGCGGCATGCCGCGGCGGTATTACAACTACCTGCCGGAGTTCCAAGGCCTGCACCAGATCTCGACGATCGGCGCCTACATCTTGGGGTTCGGTTTCGTGATGACCGCGATCTACCTGCTCTCTTCTTTGAAGAAGAAGGCGGATGCGCCGGCCAATCCCTGGGGTGCGGCCACGCTGGAGTGGACCACCACCTCGCCGCCCCCCTACTACAACTTCCATCACACCCCGACCGTCACGAAGGGCCCCTACGACATGGAGGACCTCGTGTACGACGAGAAGATCAACGGCTACGTGAAGCTACAGGAGGGCGACGCGGCTTGA
- a CDS encoding cytochrome c oxidase subunit 3 family protein has translation MTEASAEPVRGQKGQKPPPDVHVPEDEHDHEHGEYPFLAHHFDTPEHQFEAGKLGIWLFLVTEVLFFAGLFCAYTIYRAQRPEVFEYAHFFLDTTMGATNTVVLLVSSLTAAWAVRSAQLRNKTALTVNIVVTILCACTFMGIKYEEYAHKFHDGLLPGTHFHPAEPVWETARFKSKHPEAAEAAEHIVELQKEQAKAPAGDAKAAEGKAADAKKDEASADPRREEREYIASLRGEQLAPLVDTGMVNPVSHEATMKPPPHTATFFGIYFFMTGLHGLHVLIGIGIWIWLLFRARTGVFNEKYFGPIDYAALYWHLVDLIWIYLFPLLYLIH, from the coding sequence ATGACGGAAGCTTCAGCGGAACCGGTACGAGGGCAAAAGGGGCAAAAGCCCCCGCCTGACGTGCACGTGCCGGAGGACGAGCACGACCACGAGCACGGTGAGTATCCGTTTCTCGCTCACCACTTCGACACGCCCGAACATCAGTTCGAGGCGGGCAAGCTCGGAATCTGGCTGTTCCTGGTAACGGAGGTCCTGTTCTTCGCGGGTCTGTTCTGCGCCTACACCATCTATCGGGCGCAGCGCCCGGAGGTGTTCGAGTACGCACACTTCTTCCTCGACACCACCATGGGGGCGACGAATACGGTGGTGCTGCTCGTGAGCAGCCTCACAGCCGCGTGGGCCGTGCGCAGCGCGCAACTGCGCAACAAAACCGCCCTCACCGTGAACATCGTGGTGACCATCCTGTGCGCCTGCACCTTCATGGGCATCAAGTACGAGGAGTACGCGCACAAGTTCCACGATGGGCTCTTGCCGGGCACTCACTTCCACCCAGCAGAGCCGGTGTGGGAAACGGCGCGCTTCAAGTCGAAGCATCCCGAGGCCGCGGAAGCCGCGGAGCACATCGTAGAGCTCCAGAAGGAGCAGGCGAAGGCCCCGGCGGGGGACGCGAAGGCGGCCGAGGGAAAGGCCGCGGACGCCAAGAAGGACGAAGCTTCGGCCGATCCGCGCAGGGAAGAGCGCGAGTACATCGCGAGCCTTCGGGGGGAACAGTTGGCCCCGCTGGTGGACACGGGAATGGTCAACCCCGTCAGCCACGAAGCGACGATGAAGCCGCCGCCGCACACGGCAACGTTCTTCGGTATCTACTTCTTCATGACCGGCCTGCACGGCTTGCACGTGCTGATCGGTATCGGCATCTGGATCTGGCTGTTGTTCCGGGCGCGCACCGGCGTGTTCAACGAGAAGTACTTCGGCCCCATCGACTATGCGGCCTTGTATTGGCACCTCGTCGATCTGATCTGGATTTACCTCTTCCCTCTGCTCTATCTCATCCACTGA
- a CDS encoding SCO family protein, whose product MHARIPTLLAASLAALLIAVISMPARAEGAAEPRVTRTEPLPKRLDGVRVDEHLGDSIPLDLGFVDEEGKPVTLRDYFDGKVPVIITLNYSDCPMLCSLQLSGVVDSMKQVDWSAGKEYRLVTVSINPKEGPERARKTKARYLQQYGRPGAEDGWHFLTGSANNVHALANAIGFRYSYNEKRDEWVHPAAITVTAPNGKIARYLYGIEYHPKTLRLSLVEASEGKIGTTIDKLVLYCFHYDATEGRYAPVARNIMRLGGAIAVVVLGGFLSLLWAREAKKKRLSLQGSHT is encoded by the coding sequence ATGCACGCACGGATCCCGACGCTCCTCGCGGCTTCGCTCGCAGCCCTCTTGATCGCGGTCATCTCGATGCCCGCGCGCGCCGAGGGTGCTGCGGAGCCGCGAGTCACTCGCACGGAGCCGCTTCCCAAGCGCCTCGACGGTGTGCGTGTGGACGAGCATCTCGGAGATTCGATCCCGCTCGACCTCGGATTCGTCGACGAAGAGGGCAAGCCCGTGACGCTGCGGGACTACTTCGACGGCAAGGTCCCTGTCATCATCACGCTGAACTACTCGGACTGTCCGATGTTGTGCAGCCTCCAGCTGAGCGGGGTCGTGGACTCCATGAAGCAGGTCGACTGGTCGGCGGGCAAGGAGTATCGGCTCGTCACCGTCAGCATCAATCCCAAAGAGGGCCCGGAGCGGGCGCGCAAGACCAAAGCTCGCTACCTGCAACAGTACGGGCGCCCGGGGGCAGAAGACGGCTGGCACTTCCTCACTGGGTCGGCCAACAACGTCCATGCCCTCGCGAACGCGATCGGGTTTCGTTACTCGTACAACGAGAAGCGAGACGAATGGGTGCACCCCGCGGCAATCACCGTGACCGCCCCCAACGGGAAGATCGCCCGCTACTTGTACGGGATCGAGTACCACCCCAAGACGCTGCGCTTGTCTTTGGTGGAAGCTTCCGAAGGCAAGATCGGAACGACCATCGACAAGCTGGTTCTGTATTGTTTCCACTACGACGCCACCGAGGGGCGCTACGCTCCGGTGGCCCGCAACATCATGCGCCTCGGTGGCGCCATCGCCGTCGTGGTTCTCGGTGGTTTCCTGAGCCTTCTGTGGGCTCGTGAAGCCAAGAAGAAGAGGCTCAGTCTCCAGGGCTCGCACACATGA
- the dacB gene encoding D-alanyl-D-alanine carboxypeptidase/D-alanyl-D-alanine-endopeptidase, producing the protein MALVLVPARAALAEAPKSSATSAALEQELTVLEAWVHEHGGRLSASFVRVEDGRVLAQSGADQALNPASNAKLLTAGAVLSALGPSHQFHTGVYGSIARGEASTLVLRGDGDPSLSAADLDALVSVLLGKGLRKVGTVQVDQSRFDDHFVPPAFEQQPNEWAAFRAPVSAVAVAENALTVFVDATRAGQPARVWVEPPGAATLSGTVTTAARGKGQAVRVSVKAGSGPLQVVVGGRIAEGLPMMVSRRRVDDPRRLPGYVFVELLKRRGVTVSGGVVEGGAAETHALALHTSEPLAVLLFALGKNSDNFAAEMMLKALGAHASGGVGTSAAGAKAVQDWVSGLGVSHSGLVIRNGSGLFDANRVSAGTLTGVLRHAYQSPSLKVDYLAQLSIGGVDGTLRSRFRTHANERNVRAKTGTLARVIALSGMLLAPPGHSPIAFSVIVDGVPGRHAQTRKRVDRAVERAIDALGK; encoded by the coding sequence GTGGCGCTCGTCCTCGTGCCCGCGCGCGCGGCGCTGGCGGAGGCCCCCAAGAGCTCCGCGACAAGCGCCGCCCTCGAGCAGGAGCTGACGGTGCTCGAAGCTTGGGTGCACGAACACGGCGGTCGTCTGTCCGCGAGCTTCGTACGCGTCGAGGACGGGCGCGTGTTGGCCCAGTCCGGCGCCGACCAGGCGTTGAACCCCGCGTCGAACGCCAAGCTCCTCACCGCCGGGGCTGTGCTCTCCGCGCTGGGGCCCAGCCATCAGTTCCACACCGGAGTGTATGGATCCATCGCTCGGGGGGAGGCGAGCACGCTGGTGCTTCGGGGCGATGGCGACCCATCGCTCAGTGCAGCGGATCTGGACGCGCTGGTGAGTGTCTTGCTGGGCAAAGGGCTGCGCAAGGTGGGAACCGTTCAGGTGGACCAGTCCCGCTTCGACGATCACTTCGTGCCGCCTGCCTTCGAGCAGCAGCCGAACGAGTGGGCGGCGTTCCGCGCTCCGGTGAGCGCCGTGGCCGTGGCCGAGAACGCGCTCACCGTATTCGTGGACGCCACCCGTGCCGGCCAGCCCGCCCGCGTGTGGGTGGAGCCGCCCGGCGCAGCGACCCTCAGTGGCACCGTGACCACCGCAGCGCGGGGCAAGGGGCAGGCCGTGCGCGTCAGCGTCAAGGCCGGCAGCGGCCCATTGCAGGTCGTCGTTGGGGGCCGCATTGCCGAGGGTCTTCCGATGATGGTGTCGAGACGCCGCGTGGACGACCCCAGGCGGCTCCCGGGGTACGTCTTCGTGGAGCTGCTCAAACGTCGCGGCGTCACCGTCAGCGGCGGCGTCGTCGAGGGCGGCGCGGCAGAGACCCACGCGCTGGCCCTGCACACGTCCGAGCCTCTCGCCGTGCTGCTCTTCGCGCTGGGTAAGAACAGTGACAACTTCGCTGCGGAGATGATGCTGAAGGCGCTCGGCGCGCATGCGAGCGGCGGCGTGGGGACGAGCGCCGCGGGCGCCAAAGCCGTTCAGGATTGGGTGTCGGGGCTCGGCGTTTCGCACTCCGGGCTGGTGATCAGGAATGGGTCGGGTCTGTTCGACGCCAATCGAGTGAGCGCGGGGACCTTGACCGGGGTGCTGCGCCACGCCTACCAGTCTCCCTCGCTGAAGGTCGACTACCTGGCGCAGCTCTCGATCGGAGGGGTGGACGGCACCCTACGGTCGCGTTTCCGAACGCACGCCAACGAGCGGAACGTGCGCGCCAAGACCGGAACGCTGGCGCGGGTCATCGCGCTGAGCGGCATGTTGCTGGCCCCGCCGGGTCACTCGCCGATCGCGTTCTCAGTGATCGTGGACGGTGTGCCTGGGCGCCACGCACAAACGCGAAAGCGCGTCGATCGCGCCGTGGAACGGGCGATCGACGCGCTTGGGAAGTGA
- a CDS encoding ABC transporter substrate-binding protein produces the protein MRRALALLLFGLALSGCRGEAPRTDRPLEVLVPTEAATLDPRFSTRALDIKITRLVHAGLVGLDANSLEPIPLVAARWEFSDDRTLLLTLRKDLRFHSGRPLHASDVCATLEALSDPKLGSPHRAVVRAIGSCTVSAPGEVRITLAKPRATLLTDLEVPILRADQAHAPPSPNGDLDGLGPFRIATVSDGEVLLEPADTGVMPPPRHAVRVRTVRDENARALRLLAGRSDVAPNAISPALLPALERRPELAVTSRPGANVTYLLLQNDRAPFDRPEVRHAIAHAIDRETIVRTLLAGHGQIASWIFPEGHWAHAPGLVPERFDPAAARKVLSGLAPITLLTSTDRARVTIARAIAQMLGDAGLSVRVVSLDLGVMLERLDAGDYDIATLQMPELTEPHLLSWFFHPKGVPGEGGEGRNRARYRNPEAGRLLDAAGTTRDIATRKRLYAQLAHLMQRDLPVVPLWHEDQIAVVSQRAEGFQMSAEGRWLGLAKLP, from the coding sequence GTGCGACGTGCCCTCGCGCTCTTGCTCTTCGGCCTCGCGCTTTCGGGTTGCCGGGGCGAAGCGCCCCGAACGGATCGCCCCCTCGAGGTGCTGGTGCCCACCGAGGCGGCGACCCTGGACCCGCGCTTTTCGACCCGCGCCCTCGACATCAAGATCACGCGCTTGGTCCACGCCGGGCTGGTGGGCCTGGATGCAAACAGCCTCGAGCCCATCCCGCTGGTGGCCGCGCGCTGGGAGTTCTCCGACGACCGCACGCTCCTCTTAACGCTGCGGAAAGATCTGCGATTCCACAGCGGTCGCCCCCTGCACGCGAGCGACGTCTGCGCCACCCTCGAGGCGCTCTCGGATCCGAAGCTCGGCAGCCCACACCGCGCGGTGGTGCGCGCGATCGGCAGCTGCACGGTATCGGCGCCGGGGGAGGTGCGCATCACGCTGGCCAAGCCCCGCGCCACGCTGCTCACCGATCTGGAGGTTCCGATCCTGCGCGCCGATCAAGCCCACGCGCCGCCGTCGCCCAACGGCGATCTCGACGGCCTGGGCCCGTTTCGCATTGCCACCGTGAGCGACGGCGAAGTGCTGCTCGAACCCGCCGACACCGGTGTGATGCCCCCGCCGCGGCATGCCGTGCGCGTGCGCACCGTGCGCGACGAAAACGCGCGCGCGCTGCGTTTGCTCGCGGGCCGCAGCGACGTGGCGCCCAACGCCATCAGTCCGGCGCTGCTGCCCGCTCTCGAACGGCGACCGGAGCTAGCCGTCACCTCACGCCCCGGCGCGAACGTCACCTATCTGTTGCTCCAGAACGATCGCGCGCCCTTCGATCGCCCCGAGGTGCGCCATGCCATCGCGCACGCCATCGATCGCGAGACCATCGTGCGCACGCTGCTCGCGGGCCACGGACAGATCGCGAGCTGGATCTTCCCGGAAGGTCACTGGGCCCACGCGCCCGGCCTGGTCCCCGAGCGCTTCGATCCCGCGGCAGCACGAAAAGTGCTCTCCGGGCTTGCACCCATCACGTTGCTCACCAGCACGGATCGCGCGCGCGTCACCATCGCCCGCGCCATTGCCCAAATGCTGGGTGACGCCGGCTTGTCGGTGCGCGTGGTGAGCCTGGATCTGGGAGTCATGCTCGAGCGCCTCGACGCCGGCGACTATGACATCGCCACCCTGCAAATGCCGGAGCTGACGGAGCCGCACCTGCTCAGTTGGTTCTTTCATCCGAAGGGTGTCCCGGGCGAAGGCGGCGAAGGCCGGAACCGCGCTCGCTATCGCAATCCCGAGGCGGGCCGGCTGCTCGACGCCGCGGGAACCACTCGAGACATCGCCACCCGCAAGCGCCTCTACGCCCAGCTCGCCCACCTGATGCAGCGGGATCTGCCCGTGGTGCCCCTGTGGCACGAGGACCAGATCGCCGTCGTCAGCCAGCGCGCAGAGGGATTCCAGATGAGCGCCGAGGGTCGATGGCTCGGGCTCGCGAAGCTGCCGTAG